The stretch of DNA GAACAGGATCCTCTGCGTATAAGCGGAATTCCATAGCACTTCCATTTGAGTTGATTTCAGATTGCAGCAAAGGTAATTTCCCACCACGTGCTACAAGGATTTGCCATTTCACTAAATCAAGCCCTGTAATCATCTCTGTTACTGGATGTTCGACCTGAAGACGAGTATTCATTTCTAAAAAGTAAAAGTTCCCCGCTTCATCGACGATAAATTCGATGGTTCCCGCGTTAATATAATCAACCGCATGAGCCGCTTTTACCGCAGTCTCATACATCTTTTTCCTAACTGTTTCAGTTAGAAAAGGAGATGGTGATTCTTCCACAACCTTTTGATGCCTTCTTTGAATGGAACAATCCCTTTCGAACAAATGCACGATATTTCCTGCAGAATCCCCAAACACTTGAATTTCCACATGTCTAGCATCAGCAATATATTTTTCAATAAAAACCTCGTCTGAACCAAAGTAAGCCATGGCACGGGTTTTAGTCGAATCATAGGACTTAACGAGCGCTTGCTCATTTTCACAAAGCACCATTCCAATTCCACCGCCACCGCCACTTGCCTTAAGCATGATAGGATATCCAATTTCCTCGGCTAAACTACAGGCTTCTTCAATAGTTTTTAAACCATAACCGCTTCCAGGTACAACTGGTACTCCAGCCTTTTCCATCGTTTGACGCGAAACAATTTTATCCCCCATTAATTCGATTGTTTCTGGTTTTGGTCCAATAAATATAATTCCTTCTTTAATAGCTTTTTTGGCAAACGCTGCATTTTCAGATAAAAAGCCGTAACCCGGATGAATGGCATCCACGTTTTCACTTTTTGCTATTTCCAAGATTTTATCAGCTTGTAAATAGGATTTGTTTACTGGCGGCTCACCTACATATACAGCCTTAGTTGCCGCTTTTACAAAAGGCATATCCTTGTCAGCATCTGAATAAATAGCAATCGTTTCAATCCCCATCTCCTGACAGGTTCTAATGATACGGAGAGCAATTTCTCCCCTATTGGCAATTAAAATTTTTTGCACATTTCTTCCCCTTTCATGCCCCTTTTGTTCCTTCCCTTTAAAATTTCTACATCATTCTCTGAATTTCCTGCATTTTTTGTAAACGCTTCCTGAACTTATTTGAAGAATTTTTTGTATTTTTGTTATATAATAATATTAATTCATTTCGAATAATGCAAAAATTAGTACATCTTCATGTTATTCATGAACAAAAGAATATATACAATATTATGAGGTTATCATTTCTTAGGAGGTTTACTATGGGAGCAAAAGTGGAGAAACTAAAAGTTAACTTTAAAACATTAGAAGAATTTAAAAAGTTTAAAGAATATGGAATTCAGGAGTTATCCATGCTTGAAGACCTTGAAGCCAATATGGTTGAAGATGATAGTGAATCACCATTTTACGGTATTTATTTTGGGGACAAACTAGTAGCACGAATGAGTTTATATCAAATTGATGCCAAATTCGATCGTTATTTTTATCCACCACAAAATTATTTAGAATTATGGAAGC from Bacillus sp. SLBN-46 encodes:
- a CDS encoding acetyl-CoA carboxylase biotin carboxylase subunit, whose amino-acid sequence is MQKILIANRGEIALRIIRTCQEMGIETIAIYSDADKDMPFVKAATKAVYVGEPPVNKSYLQADKILEIAKSENVDAIHPGYGFLSENAAFAKKAIKEGIIFIGPKPETIELMGDKIVSRQTMEKAGVPVVPGSGYGLKTIEEACSLAEEIGYPIMLKASGGGGGIGMVLCENEQALVKSYDSTKTRAMAYFGSDEVFIEKYIADARHVEIQVFGDSAGNIVHLFERDCSIQRRHQKVVEESPSPFLTETVRKKMYETAVKAAHAVDYINAGTIEFIVDEAGNFYFLEMNTRLQVEHPVTEMITGLDLVKWQILVARGGKLPLLQSEINSNGSAMEFRLYAEDPVRFLPSPGKITSLKMNETKGVRIDSGYVEGGTVTPFYDPMIAKCIVYGQTRDEVLSTAEGFFKDVVIEGIKTNVPLFLSILADTDFQKGLYTTSFLTKNLVK
- a CDS encoding N-acetyltransferase, whose translation is MGAKVEKLKVNFKTLEEFKKFKEYGIQELSMLEDLEANMVEDDSESPFYGIYFGDKLVARMSLYQIDAKFDRYFYPPQNYLELWKLEVLADYQGKGFGKALVEFAKSFGLPIKTNPRVQSSGFWEKMGFSKVDYDMERDRGENPLVWYPEGVEPQQ